The segment CAGATAATCCAGCGGACTGGCCGGCGAGGCGAAATGCCAGACATAGTCCACGGGACCGGCCAGGTAGATGTACTCGGTCACGTCATGTTTGATGAAGCGAAAAGCCTCTCCCTGCAGATGTTCGATGTTGGCGATGGCGCCTGT is part of the bacterium genome and harbors:
- a CDS encoding NAD-dependent epimerase/dehydratase family protein; the protein is MPRSLVTGGAGFLGSHLCEYLLAKGHQVIAMDNLLTGAIANIEHLQGEAFRFIKHDVTEYIYLAGPVDYVWHFASPASPLDYL